In a genomic window of Aggregatimonas sangjinii:
- a CDS encoding RNA polymerase sigma factor: protein MQQSEFLNIVMPFKDKLFRMAKRLLTSTEEAEDATQEILLKLWKKNKVMDSYNNVEAFAMTMTKNFCLDRLKSKQATNLKLVHSNYEDGNTSLQRQLETKDSLSWVEKIMEELPEQQKMVLQLRDVEQYDFDEIAQMLDMQAGTVRVALSRARKTVREKLVQKHNYGIA, encoded by the coding sequence ATGCAACAGTCAGAGTTTTTAAATATAGTGATGCCTTTTAAGGACAAGTTGTTCCGCATGGCAAAGCGCTTGCTTACTTCTACGGAAGAAGCGGAAGATGCGACGCAGGAGATATTGCTGAAACTATGGAAGAAGAATAAGGTAATGGACTCTTATAACAATGTAGAGGCATTTGCCATGACCATGACGAAAAACTTTTGCTTGGACCGTTTGAAATCAAAACAAGCGACAAACCTGAAACTAGTTCACAGCAATTATGAGGATGGAAACACCTCCTTACAACGGCAGTTGGAGACCAAGGACAGTTTAAGTTGGGTGGAAAAAATCATGGAAGAGTTGCCCGAACAACAAAAAATGGTATTGCAATTGCGGGATGTAGAACAATACGATTTCGATGAAATCGCCCAAATGTTGGATATGCAGGCGGGTACCGTAAGAGTAGCCTTATCACGGGCCAGAAAAACAGTAAGAGAAAAATTAGTGCAAAAACATAATTATGGAATCGCATAA
- a CDS encoding S41 family peptidase, with protein sequence MKKYVVSFLAMGLLLVNCNTDDDVVREPAGPDPDPDAQVDVQAQDFIWKALNLWYFWQQDVPNLADDRFSTSAEYTEFLQSESDPGEFFDNKLRFAEDRFTFYRADYRELVNSLSGTIPSNGLEFGLARFRDSDDVYGYVEYVLPNTDAATKDIKRGDIFTGVNGQVLNLGNYIELLFGESTSYTLNMADLVDNTIIPNDKEVQLSKSVIQVNPIFLEKIIETNGRKIGYLMYNRFLNEFDGELNEVFGRFESEGITDLILDLRYNPGGRVLSAQRIASMIYGSNDSDVFSTLVYNDKYTAFLNENNVDLNRYFQDSVVVLDEDDQKIYESELKTLNLDKVHIIALGSSASASELVINGLEPYMDVIHVGDTTTGKNEFSRTMVDDRANNYIYESGRVDNINPDNSWAIQPLLGRSSNADGFFDYTEGLVQDIFLEEDLGNFGVLGDPNEPLLAIALENITGATSKRSYEPIYPIDEVTSSSIFTPIKDNMYIDNVPLAPAVKE encoded by the coding sequence ATGAAAAAGTATGTGGTAAGTTTCCTCGCCATGGGCCTGTTGCTCGTGAATTGTAATACGGATGATGATGTTGTACGCGAACCAGCTGGACCGGACCCGGACCCTGATGCACAAGTAGATGTACAAGCACAAGATTTTATCTGGAAAGCTTTAAATCTATGGTATTTCTGGCAACAAGATGTTCCCAATCTAGCGGATGACCGCTTTTCTACATCGGCTGAATATACCGAATTCCTACAATCGGAAAGCGATCCCGGTGAGTTCTTTGATAACAAGCTACGATTTGCCGAAGATCGCTTCACCTTTTATCGTGCCGACTATAGGGAGTTGGTAAATAGTCTGAGTGGCACTATCCCCAGCAATGGACTAGAGTTCGGCCTTGCAAGATTTAGGGATAGCGATGATGTTTATGGTTACGTAGAGTATGTTTTACCGAATACGGATGCAGCCACTAAAGACATTAAGAGAGGTGATATTTTTACAGGGGTCAATGGTCAGGTACTAAATTTGGGTAATTATATTGAATTGTTATTTGGTGAAAGTACTTCATATACATTGAATATGGCCGATTTGGTGGATAACACGATTATCCCGAACGATAAAGAGGTACAATTATCCAAGTCCGTGATACAAGTTAACCCCATTTTCTTGGAGAAAATCATTGAAACAAATGGAAGGAAAATTGGGTATTTAATGTATAATAGATTTTTGAATGAATTTGATGGTGAGCTTAATGAGGTATTTGGACGTTTCGAGTCAGAGGGTATAACCGATTTAATCCTAGATTTAAGATATAACCCAGGTGGGCGCGTACTTTCGGCACAACGAATTGCCAGTATGATATACGGTTCAAATGATAGTGATGTTTTTTCCACCTTAGTATACAACGATAAATATACGGCATTTCTTAATGAAAATAATGTTGATTTAAATCGATATTTTCAGGACAGTGTAGTTGTTTTAGATGAAGATGATCAGAAAATTTACGAATCAGAGCTTAAAACGCTGAATTTAGATAAAGTTCATATCATCGCATTAGGTAGTTCCGCTTCTGCAAGCGAATTGGTAATCAATGGACTAGAACCCTATATGGATGTAATTCATGTTGGGGATACTACAACGGGGAAAAATGAATTTTCAAGAACGATGGTTGATGACAGGGCTAACAACTATATATATGAAAGTGGAAGGGTGGATAATATAAATCCTGATAATAGCTGGGCCATACAACCGTTACTTGGACGTAGCTCAAATGCTGATGGATTTTTTGATTACACAGAGGGTCTGGTACAGGATATATTCTTAGAAGAAGATTTAGGTAATTTTGGAGTGCTGGGAGACCCTAACGAGCCTTTATTGGCTATTGCCCTTGAGAATATTACCGGAGCTACTTCCAAACGGTCATATGAGCCAATTTATCCAATAGACGAGGTTACAAGCAGCTCTATATTCACCCCTATTAAAGATAATATGTATATTGATAATGTACCGTTGGCTCCTGCGGTCAAAGAGTAA